From the genome of Nicotiana sylvestris chromosome 2, ASM39365v2, whole genome shotgun sequence, one region includes:
- the LOC104216812 gene encoding glycerol-3-phosphate dehydrogenase [NAD(+)]: MAPSMESQQQDQQIPLEGTINGNASVNNIIPVALSDDEVPQKSRVTVVGSGNWGSVAAKLIASNTLNFNSFHDEVRMWVFEETLPSGEKLSEVINRTNENVKYLPGIKLGKNVVADPDLEHAVRDANMLVFVTPHQFMEGICKRLVGKIRKDAQAISLIKGMEVKREGPCMISTLISEILGINCCVLCGANIANEIAVEKFSEATVGYRENKEIAEKWVRLFNTPYFMVSSVQDVEGVELCGTLKNVVALAAGFVDGLDMGNNTKAAIMRIGLREMKAFSKLLFPSVKDNTFFESCGVADLITTCLGGRNRKCADAFARNGGKRSFDELEAEMLQGQKLQGVSTAKEVYEVLSHRGLLQLFPLFSTVHEICSGRLAPSAIVEYTEHSARLPLLEGSAHLN, encoded by the exons ATGGCTCCTTCCATGGAATCTCAGCAACAGGACCAGCAAATTCCACTTGAGGGTACAATTAATGGAAATGCATCTGTCAATAATATTATTCCTGTTGCACTTTCAGATGATGAGGTTCCTCAAAAATCAAGAGTCACCGTGGTTGGCAGTGGAAACTGGGGTAGTGTTGCAGCCAAGCTCATTGCTTCTAACACCCTCAATTTCAATTCTTTTCACG ATGAGGTAAGGATGTGGGTGTTTGAGGAAACACTGCCATCTGGTGAAAAACTCTCCGAGGTCATCAACCGAACCAAT GAGAATGTTAAATATCTTCCTGGTATAAAACTAGGTAAAAATGTTGTTGCAGACCCTGACCTCGAACATGCAG TGAGGGATGCTAACATGTTAGTGTTTGTCACCCCTCATCAATTCATGGAGGGCATATGCAAGAGACTAGTTGGAAAAATTAGGAAAGATGCTCAAGCAATTTCCCTAATTAAAGGAATGGAGGTCAAGAGGGAAGGGCCATGCATGATCTCTACTCTCATCTCTGAAATTCTTGGGATCAATTGTTGTGTTCTATGTGGAGCAAACATTGCTAACGAG ATTGCAGTTGAGAAGTTCAGTGAAGCAACAGTTGGATATAGGGAGAATAAAGAGATCGCAGAGAAATGGGTTCGCCTATTCAATACACCTTACTTTATGGTGTCATCT GTCCAAGATGTGGAAGGAGTCGAACTTTGTGGAACTCTAAAAAATGTTGTGGCTTTGGCAGCAG GCTTTGTAGATGGCCTAGACATGGGAAATAACACTAAG GCTGCAATAATGAGAATTGGCTTGAGAGAGATGAAGGCTTTCTCCAAGCTATTGTTCCCTTCGGTTAAAGATAATACATTCTTTGAGAGTTGTGGGGTAGCAGATCTAATAACTACTTGTT TGGGAGGAAGAAACAGGAAATGTGCTGATGCTTTTGCAAGGAATGGAGGAAAAAG GTCTTTTGATGAACTTGAAGCGGAGATGCTGCAAGGCCAAAAACTGCAG GGTGTCTCTACAGCGAAGGAGGTTTACGAGGTTCTAAGTCATCGAGGATTGTTACAATTATTCCCCCTTTTCTCTACAGTTCATGAGATCTGCAGTGGTCGTCTTGCTCCCTCCGCCATAGTTGAATATACTGAGCACTCAGCCAGATTACCCTTGCTGGAAGGTTCAGCTCACTTGAACTGA